GTATTTAGTGATCTTTTTCCTTTCTGACTCCTTTATTTTCCAAGCTTTTCCAGTTTTCAAGTCTTGCAAGTGTAATCTACTGAACGAACTTGAGAACAGATTTCATTCTCTCATAATATGATATATTACATGTTTCATCGGACCGTGTTTATGATTCATTCCGTGTATTGTCAATGGAGCTGGCAAATTGGGGCTTACTCAGAGCCCTGAATTGTATGGCTTCGGATTTTTTCGGCTCTTTCAAAATAGTTCTTTTAGTTCGATTTTTTTCATATTTGGGCTCGTGGGTGGGctataacaaatttaacttataaaaaacataaataatatatatttaataaaattaatttatgaaataattgAAGTGGATGTGAATTTTAGTATTCTATGATATTAtatgaattattaaaataaactatatatttaataaaattattttatataaaataattaaaatggaagTGAAATTAAAATTCTgtgatattatatgaattaacttaaatatattttattgtgAATAACTTTTTATCTTTCTTACTAAATTTTCATTGAATAATGATGTTTATTATAACATCTTACACCAAACTTGATCATCAAATTCAGGTATGGAGCATCACGAGTCAAATTGTTAAAATGTCTGTGGTTGAAAACAAACTTAATATAATACAGTGATACTTTATAAGATTTAGGACTCAAGTAAATAGTTGTTTGTGAAAGCTTAAAAAATACCCATAAGCTTAAATGAAATTTTCCTATCGAGTTACTGCTCAGGCGGTAATTTAAAAACTCAACTCAAAATAATCCGATAATAAGTAGTCATATTTAATAATAAGCCGGCACTACAAATATAGaaaatattattttcaaaatacaaTTTGATGCCTCTCAAATGGTGGCATCTAACGATTGTCATAATATCCCCAACAAATACATGTCACACACGAAAAATAAAAAAACGCCCACAAATGCGCTCTAATCTGGTTGTTTCCTTGCTACTACCACATTCAACCTGCGAcctaaaaagaaggaaaaactaGGTAAGTTCgtgagaacttagtgagttcctagGAAATATAATCCTACAataaaatatcatcaaacatTAAAAGATTAGACTCAAACTGATAGACTAGCACACCCATATTTGGCGAATACAACTCTCTCTGATCTGAAGAATCCGCTGGCGTATACTATCAAAATCAGACTCAACCTATTGACGGACACTATTTGTTAGGAAACTCACATATGACGAACACTAGCACAATTGCTCTACATGTACGCCATTTTCGCGGACTACCTTTATATAACTGTTGGATATACTGTTTACATTTAATGCTACACTTATTATTTTACACATATACACCTTTTTTCTCACGTACTCCATTCCTTGTGCTAGCTTCTAATCCTAGATCCAAAGAACCATTTTGTATGTATCTTCATCACTTATCAAATTTGTTTATCGGTTATAACCTCCATAACCCCTAACATTCCTCCTCGTTTTCGAACACGCACACGTTCCCCTGCAAGATCAGGTTTTTACTAGTCACAGTTTGCACCAGAATGTCATACCGAaagcaaaacattttatattgtgtcTTCTTTTCATCATCATAGGCAACATTCCTCCCTTGCCTCCTTACACCAACTTGGATATGAAGCTTGTGCACCAAGAAAGGAGCATTTAAACTATGTATATACTAGATTTCTAGATTCATGTAACTCTATTATTTCCCACATTGTGTATATTTATTGTTTCATTAGATTGTTCctttgaaattaaatttaaatagcccttaaaaatataaaaataacaaaaatatactattttcatttttaaaaaacaataaacttaaaaactatataaaattcttatttaaattaccTAAACATATTTCTCAAAAATTTTTCTCAagttttaaataagaatttttttACTTCTTGCTATATTTTaaagtaatttaaataaaattttatttaatttttatgtttattgtttttaaaaaaataaaaaatttatttaattttaattttaaaatgagaCAAACCTAATCGGCAAATAAATCATAATGTTAAAAGCATTTAATCGCCGCACTCATGATAACTCCCTTTTTCATCCAATCTTTAACTTTTTATATAATCACACTTCAATCTAATATTGTAAATAACAGCAGCACAcccaaaataaattatttttttaaattaaccgATGATTGTCCTATTATGAAGGATAATGCCACCAATGTCGACGGTAGCACCAAAATTCACTGTTCAAAAGGAGtacttttttattttacaaatgaGATACAtttgtaaataattaatttatttaaattattttgaaaaaaGCCCCAAGATAAATATTATGTGGCAAGTAATGCACGGTAGCAATACCAAACCAAATACGTAGGGTCCTAagctaaaattatttaaaattataacgGAAGGACTTACCTCATTCCTACTGCGACCTTAGTCTACCTCATCGCGATGCTTAAAAATAGCTAGCTTGCATATGAACTTAGCAAGAAAAGAAGATAATGTTGACAAGACATCTTTATTTTCTctcctttgtttttctttttttgaagcCCACATACTAAACTTGCTCAGATATGAGTTCAAAGATCTCCAATGACGCtccaaatatatgaaataatttaaaaagaaCAAGAAAAAGGCATCACGTAAACAGTAATTTTCCATGTTCCTCGAATAAAACGTGGTCATCAATTGCCTCCCACTTGTCTCTTCCATGAGTCTTCCACAATCAACTCATCAACTCCCCAGTCTTCATAACTGAAATGTTTTATCAAATGTTAATCCATCAGATACGCTAAAAAGAAAGCGAGTAAACAAAGGCATGAATGATCACAATCACCAAATGTCACCCCACCCCTGTTTCCCTCCTTTACTTTCCACTCTTCCCCCAAAGTTCAAAGCAAAACTACCATAAAAGGGCCTGATGTTCCATTGATCTTTACATAGGacacaatttttatttttcacgACAAAATCTCACCTCCCACCAGGCAAGTACCGACGAATGGTGAAGGGGATTTTCCGCTCCCGAAGCTCCTTCATGGCAATCTAAACAAACAAAATAAATAGAGTCAGCAATGAAATATTAGGCAGTTGGAAAAATGAAATGGAGTATTCTCACCAAACATGTAATGTAGATCAGAAAGAGAAAGAAAGTGACTACAAGCAACTTGCGTATAAGTTTAAAATTGTCAAAGCCAAGCATGAGATATTAGAAACAAAGTGGGTGAACGGAGTAAAGAAGATAGAACCAGGAAAAGCAACTGCTAAAATGAGAAAAACAAGGAAAAGcacatgattgaaattgaatcaaCAATGCTTTCAAACTGAACAAGACACAAAATGAGAATAAAACCAGGGCCAAATTTGTTGTTTATTTGATTAAGGAATTATGATATTGGATGCTTGCCTATCACATTCCCTGAGCAAAGAGTTGAACAAGCTACATGCTGCAACTGGTCAATATCACAGAACTAAACAAGATACAAGGGATCACTTTGAATGTTGTTGGCAGTGTTGTGTGTGCAAGTATTTATATATAGATTGattaactattattatataaattagaTTATAGCACACTCACAGTTTGGGCGAAAaaagtttataaaataaatatatattagaagtttatataaaaatcaaatgaagttTTAGTTGAAATGGTAAAGTTAAAGATTTAATATTCATTATGTTTTAGATTCAAATCTTACCATGTGCGAGTtcttattgattttattttaaaaatcatatgtaTACAAACAAAATCACCctcataataatataacttacatTTGGGTAATACGAATAGAAAACTTCTTCAACAGAGCTACATAATACCCTCCAAAGCCAAGTTGAAGAAATAGTAATCTCTCAATAGTTACTTTTATGGGTGCGGTTGGTTGGGTGAAAAAGTAGAGAGATGAGAGGAGGGAGTGAAAAACTGGAAAGAAAGTAATTTTTTAGTGTACTTGGTTAGGAAGAAAAGCAAGAGGAAAGAAAATAGGAAAGGTGATCATTTTTGCTCCTAATGCATAAAAATCAATCATCCCAAATTGAAATGATGAGAAGAGAGAAACTGAGAGGGATGTGTAATGTTAGTTCAAAATTATGTATTTTCcaaatgttttattttctttacttcCAATTTTCAACTCTACCAAGCAATGGCtggaaagaaaaataattttcttttcatttttccatCTCTCGTAACAAGCACAACCATGGaaagaaaaattatgtttttcatcCTTCTAGTTTTCCACCCCTTCAATTTTCCATCCTTCCAATTTTCTTTCCACCCTACCAAGCACAACATTTAGCACTGCTTCTTGAAAATTACTGTAGAAATATGCTTTTGAAAAGTGTGTTTTAAAATTTCAAGTGTTAGCATTGTTATCAAAAAGTGATGTGAAAGGTTTTAATGTCAATTTTAGACACAATTTTGTAAAGTAAAAATATGTTAATTAAAATGATTTTCAAATtcgttaatattatgatatatcacatgtcatatttaaataaatttaagcaattaatataaattgtttttaaaatttagtttcaatatataaataatatttgttatatttaattcacatacataacttctataaaataataaaagtttcATAAGTAGAAAAATAATTGAATCAAATGCAAAGTATCTTACTTCCCCAttctttattattaattattattatcacaATTCTCTACAAATCATCAGCCAAACATGAACATGGAAGCCCAGTTTCCTATACAATGTAAAAACTCATTTACAGCAATAAATAAACAAGATGAAATAGAGAACCCAATGTTCATTTTATGCATATCGATACTCAGAACTTGTATTGTCAAAAGCAGCAATCTCAAATAAGTATTCGACAGGTTTAATGGCAAGCTAACCCACAGTTTTATCAACTTTCTATATAGAAGAATATAATAAAGAAGCAGTGCAAGACAGGAAATGTAGTAAAAAATTTAGGCTTACCTCAAGCGGGTCAGTCTCACCCTCCAGCTCAACCATTACTGGTGCATTCATGCTGCTCAGAAGAAAAGGTTAAACAATTGGAAACGCAATAAAAGGATCTAAAGCTTATTAAATTCACCTGATTTGCAGGGCACGTGTACCCAAGATTCTAGCACGCTCATATTTGGTCATGTACTTTGATGTTTTGCGACTAATTTTGTCATTAGCATCTTCGTcttctttttcttcagtttcaacCAGATCAACGGGAACATCATCATTGTTATTGTTTTCCACCTCCTCCTCGGCTCCTTCCTGTCCATCCAAAAAAAAAGACAACAATTCATTAGACAGCAAATAACCTCATTGCTCACGTTGAATTTCTGTTTTGAAAACAATGTAAAGTATTTTTTTAAGAAAACGAAATTGGATTCTCACTTCAATCTCAGGCTCTGGTGGCTCATCCTCATATCTGTAGCAACAATTTCAGCAATACAGGCTTAAGTTTTTGGGAATCAAAACACAGAGTCAAAATGCTGTAATTTCAACAATAAAGACAACAGCAAACCAGAGATGAGGCAAACACTTCACCCTCAGTTCGGTTGCTTAGAAAAGTATGGGTTCCAAAGAGAAAAATACCCTTTCCCAACgagaaaatcaagaaaaaaaaaccaTTGGTTTCCCAAGATTCCTTAAcgatagaaaaagaaaataaaaggccCAATTCTGGGATTGCCTTTATTTATCCGAACTTCAACAGAAACTAACTACAAACTCCAATCGTCGCAATCGATaaagaaaaaatgaaaacagAGAAAGAGAGAGAACCCCATGTCCATGTCATTATAATCGTCGTCCGCCATTGTTGATTTGTAAAAGCAACTTTGATAAGTGTTTATTCTTGAGGGTTCTTGGGCGAAGCTTTACTTCTTTTCCAAAGCCCTAATCAGATCATTTATGTCAAATAATTCTTCATACTTATAGCcgaattaaaagttaaaactcGTTTAACTTTTGACCAAAAAAGCCGTTTAACTTAATTAAGAATAAGGCCCTGAGATTTCTTAAAATATCATTTATTGCCCTTGGCTTCTATGAAAATTGCCCATGCACCCGTTTTCAGGTCAGTTTGGTATTGTTAACAATGGATTTTTTGAAAATCTCGGTTTGGAGTGTGTGAAAAAGTGTAATTTATTAATTTTggtattaatataaaaaattgcGGTGgtctattttatatattatattgaaaatttaaaataaataatatttaaataaattaatataatcatacataaaaaatatattttaaatactttttaataattaataaattatttgtatatttaattataaataaaatattttaaaagtttaaatataataatgaataatatttaaataatttattataataatatatataattaaattactctaaatttttaaatacattttaaataattaatacaaATAATGATATTATAATAATTTGCATTTCAaagcacaaaaaaaaaatcaaaaagttaaaaaatagctaaactcaacttttgcagtCCACACACTTCTAGCTTCAAGAATCAATGTTTGACATTGTTTTTGGGTTAAAAAACACTTTTTCACCCTTAAAAGTAATGTCAAACAAACTTACACCACATTTGGCTGAGGTGAATGAAATAGGACTGTAATGGAATAGAATTGAAATCAGTaattctataacacccctaacttgtatttgtcgccagaatagggtttcagagcattaccagaacattcagaatatttttcaattaatttacgtaaattactattcatttatcaAGATAATTTATAACGTCCCTTGATTGGGCCCTCGAGACCCAATACgagtattagaatcgagtcgggacttaatcgagacCACTAAAAATTTTTTGcgacttttaaaaatttttccaaggtgtagggctcacacgccctataacacccctcacccgtatccaacgtcaggatagggttcgaggcgttaacggacttaaacattcacaacaacacataacatattaccaaccatgcatggcaaacaagcatatgcacatcaccaatatcaaacataacataaatagctagatttataagtcagaatcattagctcactaaagaccaatatatttggccaaattataataacacatgttataaaactaggtctctatacatgccactcacttgataattctagcatatgtgtttatactgtcaaggtatTGGCTTAATAGTGTGATACTGCcaccgacgatctccaaccctgagctaacctaacaacactaaatgaaatggaaaggagggggtaagctttacgtttagtaagttcgcatgaaataataataagcaatttactaacatgctttccatagtaaaactaacccaattgtacatttacacatgttctggttaagttgctttcttgagtcatagtcactaaatcatttatatctggagttacggaactctaaattaagatctataaattttaccagaaactagactcatatatctttccattgtaaaattttcagaatttttggtccagccaataagtacaatttattattcaaagtctcccctgtttcgctgtttaacagctttgacctttcttcactaaaatttatttatcttataGTACGAGTCTCGAATAATATTCccgtttgtttatattaaaattagactcattaaagattctaataatataaattataacccataattatttttatacaatttttaacaatttttccaagtcagaacaagggatctcgaattcattctgacactatctcacaaaaattagaatatcatataatatacaactcttttgcttcccctgtttcctttatatgaaaatagactcattaagatttaattccataatttatttgaaatttaattcaacttacaacaatttttggtgaattttcaaagtcatacaactgctgctgtccaacactgttttactactaaaattcactcttacataatttcacttaatccattttgtcttatcgaagttcactcaaatatcgagcatattgctcaaaattttcttaaacatatacctacacttattcatcatataatcatgttcacatgtatttttacttaatcgattttcccgttgaactcttcagaATAATAAGCGATACTCGATTGttcgcacatattttcacacttgtagccaaagctatctggtacgcatagtatcctgcacttagtactacacatacgaccaattatccggtactcGTAGTAGCCTGCTAGTACTGCacacatgacctaaccatctgatacacgtagtagcctgcacttagcactacacacgtgatcgaagttattgggtacgcatagtagcctgcacttagtactacacatgcgaccaattatccggtacacgtagtagcctgcacttagtactacacacgtgacctcacaatagatcattcgcatcgtttctattccgaaggctcaaccgggaaattcctcactttccaacatgttacaatttattcatagtcctttttcaatttgcaatttacaataaataatcattctataggcagccacatttcatatgataacaaaatataataaaataaaaagaatcgagaAATTATTtgcgtacaaacttaccttggatccagaaatgacaatttaccattctagtccataaccttgtattttcccaatttaagcccaaatctcgatttccttgatctataatatcacatttagcctactaattagttaCACtgttcatatgggtctaaaaatcatatttttacaaatttgtattttgacccctaaacttttacatatttgcacttttgcccaaGGTTctgaaattaaacttcttcctattttcttatgttttatgacatgctgatcatttgtcccttctatggcaacatcaaattctcactctaacatgtacttatgaacattaggtatttttaccgattataccgttttactcgttttcacttaaaatcgcttagcaaaagttatttaacacaatttcaagcttcatattctaccattaaaaatcaaaatacatgcatatcattcatgggtaaatttttaaacataaatcctagctcaaaataatggtagaaatgagcagatcatgttaccgggatttcaaaaatatatagaaCATTACAAAtggagctcggaatcacttactattaagcttggaagcttggccaaaccctaaccatggctgctcttggtacattctgctgtagcaagaagaaagggacacatttggagtttaaaatttgtcttttaattcattttacccctaaatgaccaaaatgccctttttactattctttcaaaatttacccaatcaaggccatttttgtccaacaagttatacaatggtttaattatcatttaagaacctcccatttaaaatttcataacaacttgatacctctaacatgtagaactcaacttttgcactttttacaatttagtcctttttactaaattgagtgcccaaacgtcgaaattttcgaacaaaattttcacgaaatcattccgtgaaatcgtaggccataaaaatataataaaaatggaattttcctcatcggatttgtggtcccaaaaccactgttccgactaagcccaaaattaggatgttacacgcccgtgtgaccttgggacacgcccgtgttcgaactcgtgtaactctctgacttacacACATGACCATGCCACATGTccctgtgctaggccgtgtggttaattaatacaattcaaaaataggtgtaggtttcacatggctaaaacacatgcctgtgtgctaggccgtgtggcatacacggctgagacacacgccggtGCCTCTGcctgtgtgcccaattctgagcattctgtttctcaaaattaaggtgcaggggacacatagcctaaccacatgcccatgttaacacggtctagacacacgcccgtgtgtctgcccgtgtgggcaaaatgaagtcatttctagcttcatttctcacctaaaattttacctaagacctacacttgaaacacacaaccaataccaaccaagtctaagcattTAAAATaggcaatttcatcatttaacatgacATATCATTACAAGCATACATGATCACCACCTTACTTTAGTTAACTTAGCATTCACAACATTAATCACATGTTCTTAACATCAcacatgtgtatatgtatatatcataataatctgcttagtcataccaaaaagaaacattactagccattccaatagctagattacaaaataacatttcaacccactaatggccaagttgtcctatacatgccattataccaaaatgatttcactatatatacccaaaataactagttgatagtgtgacgatgctccaatgatctgccaaccttcacgagcttcagagcactataaaataggaaaaataaacggagtaagcattacatgcttagtaagttcgtataatggaaactaaacttaccaatcttgtttattaaaatctaagcatacaatgttatgtttccatccatttggctaaattggctaatcacatacattcaatcaaacatgttggttttcatatcaatcaagtgacatagatgagctcatcaagcaatattccttcaagtcattatcattttatctcaAGGTTTTCATGCCATGTTAAGAGTTCTATgcctgttgaatcattgaaattccaatgaaagctcaagtagtacactcgaggtgtataaTTCATTAATTCGTCAATTCTTATCGAGGTTAC
Above is a genomic segment from Gossypium arboreum isolate Shixiya-1 chromosome 8, ASM2569848v2, whole genome shotgun sequence containing:
- the LOC108458156 gene encoding DNA-directed RNA polymerases II and V subunit 6B-like, which codes for MADDDYNDMDMGYEDEPPEPEIEEGAEEEVENNNNDDVPVDLVETEEKEDEDANDKISRKTSKYMTKYERARILGTRALQISMNAPVMVELEGETDPLEIAMKELRERKIPFTIRRYLPGGSYEDWGVDELIVEDSWKRQVGGN